A stretch of Bacteroidales bacterium DNA encodes these proteins:
- a CDS encoding L,D-transpeptidase family protein, with product MNFSQTFLENQKSYERVKTAYKEKLSNVEMLLMASNLDLKDLQLFIRIFKQERVLEVWGKKKMDSSFKLVTTYPLCSTSGKPGPKRQQGDEQMPEGVYKISQFNPTSNFYLSMRVDYPNAADLKNCKSGKPGNDIFIHGNCVTIGCFPIGDDAIKELYIMAIEATAQSSQPIPVHIFPTKMTQENMQSLYTLYPEHKLFWENLQPVYHAFENNKKNPLVRITAKGTYEVVK from the coding sequence CAAACATTTCTCGAAAATCAAAAATCATACGAACGTGTAAAAACAGCCTATAAAGAAAAATTATCGAATGTTGAAATGCTGCTTATGGCTTCAAATCTCGATTTAAAGGACTTGCAATTATTTATTCGTATATTTAAACAAGAAAGAGTATTAGAAGTGTGGGGAAAAAAGAAAATGGACAGCAGTTTCAAATTAGTAACTACTTATCCGCTTTGTTCCACATCAGGTAAGCCAGGTCCTAAGCGTCAACAAGGCGATGAGCAAATGCCCGAAGGTGTCTATAAAATTTCACAATTTAATCCAACGAGTAACTTTTATCTTTCGATGCGGGTCGATTATCCCAATGCTGCCGATTTAAAAAATTGTAAAAGTGGAAAACCCGGAAATGATATTTTTATTCATGGCAATTGCGTTACAATTGGTTGCTTTCCTATTGGCGACGACGCAATAAAAGAATTATACATAATGGCAATTGAAGCTACAGCTCAATCATCACAACCCATTCCGGTACATATATTCCCAACCAAGATGACCCAAGAAAATATGCAATCATTATATACATTATATCCAGAGCACAAGCTTTTTTGGGAAAATTTGCAACCTGTATATCACGCGTTTGAAAACAATAAAAAAAATCCCCTTGTACGTAT